In Actinomycetota bacterium, the following are encoded in one genomic region:
- the gcvH gene encoding glycine cleavage system protein GcvH, protein MNVPDDRRYTQDHEWARIEDGRVRVGITDYAQDALGDVVFVQLPERGARLEAGATFSEVESTKSVSDIYAPVAGTVVEVNSELTDAPQRINEDPYGEGWICVIEPTDAAALDALLDAEGYQRLVQD, encoded by the coding sequence ATGAACGTCCCCGACGACCGGCGCTACACGCAGGATCACGAGTGGGCACGCATCGAGGACGGCAGGGTGCGCGTCGGCATCACCGACTACGCGCAGGACGCGCTCGGCGACGTCGTGTTCGTGCAACTGCCGGAGCGGGGAGCGCGGCTCGAGGCGGGCGCGACGTTCAGCGAGGTCGAGTCCACCAAGTCCGTCTCCGACATCTACGCCCCGGTCGCGGGCACCGTGGTGGAGGTCAACAGCGAGCTCACCGACGCGCCGCAACGCATCAACGAGGATCCCTACGGCGAGGGATGGATCTGTGTGATCGAGCCCACCGACGCCGCCGCGTTGGACGCGCTCCTCGACGCCGAGGGCTACCAGCGGCTGGTCCAGGACTGA
- a CDS encoding FHA domain-containing protein, which produces MSAVFCNQCGHRNPSGARFCSSCGAVLARSSGDDTTITFTPIEAAGDVAEEELSVTIDDLREGAGMLVVKRGPNAGSRFLLDTEVTRAGRHPDSEIFLDDITVSRRHVEVVHQPDGSYRVKDVGSLNGTYLNRERIDESPLAPGDELQIGKFKLVFFSGADAAQG; this is translated from the coding sequence TTGAGTGCCGTGTTCTGCAACCAGTGCGGGCATCGAAACCCCTCTGGCGCCCGATTCTGCTCGTCGTGCGGCGCCGTGCTGGCGCGGTCCTCGGGTGACGACACCACCATCACCTTCACACCGATCGAGGCGGCCGGCGACGTGGCCGAAGAGGAGCTGAGCGTCACCATCGACGACCTCCGCGAGGGCGCCGGGATGCTCGTCGTGAAACGGGGGCCCAACGCGGGATCGCGCTTCCTCCTCGACACCGAGGTGACGCGCGCCGGGCGCCATCCCGACAGCGAGATCTTCCTCGACGACATCACCGTCTCGCGCCGCCACGTCGAGGTGGTCCACCAGCCCGACGGGTCGTACCGCGTGAAGGACGTGGGCTCGCTCAACGGCACGTACCTCAATCGCGAGCGCATCGACGAGTCGCCGCTGGCGCCGGGCGACGAGCTGCAGATCGGGAAGTTCAAGCTGGTCTTCTTCTCGGGCGCCGACGCGGCGCAGGGGTAG
- a CDS encoding MerR family transcriptional regulator, with protein sequence MSIGEVLTLLKDEFPDVTISKIRFLESQGLLDPERTPSGYRKFYETDVERLRWILRQQREHFLPLKVIKGRLAGAVPEPDGDAVAPEEPARPREPAVRRPRVDAGRDGDPLATGVSGANLTFGELASASGLEVDDLHELERYGILAGRSVGGSVYYDEDALVVANLAAGFMKFGVEARHLRMYRNAGEREASFFEQVVMPMLKQRNPEAHTQAIATLGELARLGQALRAAMLRQALHEYLS encoded by the coding sequence ATGTCGATCGGGGAGGTGCTGACCCTCCTCAAGGACGAGTTCCCCGACGTCACCATCTCCAAGATCCGCTTCCTCGAGAGCCAGGGCCTGCTCGACCCCGAGCGCACGCCCTCGGGCTACCGCAAGTTCTACGAGACCGATGTCGAGCGCCTGCGTTGGATCCTGCGCCAGCAGCGCGAGCACTTCCTCCCGCTCAAGGTGATCAAGGGACGGCTCGCCGGCGCGGTCCCCGAGCCCGATGGCGACGCGGTGGCTCCCGAGGAGCCGGCGCGGCCGCGTGAGCCGGCCGTTCGGCGCCCGCGCGTCGACGCCGGCCGCGACGGCGACCCACTGGCCACCGGCGTCTCCGGCGCCAACCTCACGTTCGGCGAGCTCGCCTCGGCGAGCGGGCTGGAGGTCGACGACCTCCACGAGCTCGAGCGCTACGGGATCCTCGCCGGCCGTTCGGTGGGGGGCAGCGTCTATTACGACGAGGACGCGCTCGTGGTGGCGAACCTGGCCGCGGGGTTCATGAAGTTCGGCGTCGAGGCGCGCCACCTGCGCATGTACCGCAACGCAGGCGAACGGGAGGCGAGCTTCTTCGAGCAGGTGGTGATGCCGATGCTGAAGCAGCGCAACCCTGAGGCCCACACGCAGGCGATCGCGACGCTGGGCGAGCTGGCCCGGCTCGGGCAGGCGCTTCGTGCCGCCATGCTGCGCCAAGCCCTCCACGAGTACCTCTCCTGA
- the hpt gene encoding hypoxanthine phosphoribosyltransferase has protein sequence MTPRLLIPADDLRAGVQRLAGEISAAYDDDVVLVAVLKGAVPFLADLVRHLDVVPVVDFLAISAYAPETGRVRIVKDLDLDLFGRDVVLVEDIVDTGLTLTYLLRELRGRGARSVEACTLLDKSVRRIVPTPVRFTGFDIGDEFVLGYGLDFAGRYRNLDRVVTGDLDLLQADPDAYVGALFAR, from the coding sequence CTGACACCTCGGCTGCTCATACCGGCGGACGACCTGCGCGCCGGGGTGCAGCGGCTGGCCGGCGAGATCTCGGCCGCGTACGACGACGACGTCGTGCTCGTCGCGGTCCTCAAGGGCGCGGTGCCCTTCCTCGCCGACCTGGTCCGGCACCTCGACGTCGTGCCGGTGGTCGACTTCCTCGCGATCTCGGCCTACGCGCCGGAGACCGGCCGGGTGCGGATCGTGAAGGACCTCGACCTCGACCTGTTCGGTCGCGACGTGGTGCTGGTCGAGGACATCGTCGACACGGGCCTGACCCTCACGTACCTGCTCCGCGAGCTCCGTGGCCGGGGAGCGCGCTCGGTCGAGGCGTGCACGCTGCTCGACAAGTCGGTCCGGCGCATCGTGCCGACCCCCGTCCGTTTCACCGGGTTCGACATCGGCGACGAGTTCGTCCTCGGGTATGGGCTCGACTTCGCGGGCCGCTACCGCAACCTCGACCGGGTCGTGACGGGTGATCTCGACCTGCTCCAGGCCGATCCTGACGCCTACGTCGGCGCTCTGTTCGCGAGGTAG
- a CDS encoding bifunctional nuclease family protein codes for MVEMRLVGVRVELPTNNPIVLLREAEGEHRVLPIFIGAVEATAIAFALQGVVTQRPMTHDLMRDLLGELKVSVERIVITDLRDGTFFAEIEMTANGSSHSVSSRPSDAIALAARLGTPIFANEGVLEEAAVTVSDDDEEEVEVERFREFLEGVNPEDFAS; via the coding sequence GTGGTCGAGATGCGTCTCGTCGGCGTCCGCGTGGAGTTGCCCACCAACAACCCGATCGTGTTGCTGCGGGAGGCCGAAGGTGAGCACCGGGTGCTCCCGATCTTCATCGGTGCGGTCGAGGCCACCGCCATCGCCTTCGCCCTGCAGGGCGTCGTCACCCAGCGCCCGATGACCCACGACCTCATGCGGGACCTCCTGGGCGAGCTCAAGGTCTCCGTCGAGCGCATCGTGATCACCGACCTGCGCGACGGCACCTTCTTCGCCGAGATCGAGATGACCGCCAACGGCAGCAGCCACAGCGTCTCGAGCCGGCCCTCCGACGCCATCGCCCTGGCCGCCCGCCTGGGGACGCCCATCTTCGCCAACGAAGGGGTGCTCGAGGAGGCCGCCGTCACCGTCAGCGACGACGACGAGGAGGAGGTGGAGGTCGAGCGGTTCCGGGAGTTCCTCGAGGGGGTGAACCCGGAGGACTTCGCTTCGTAG
- a CDS encoding MerR family transcriptional regulator — MAVAEEGFRGPQVCKLVGITYRQLDYWARTDLIRPSLADAKGSGTQRRYAYTDLVELKVIKSLLDAGVSLRSARTAIEYLRTNLGEDIATASLVLNGTGSVLARTDGEIVDLVRKGQGVLNIVPLGGMVDELDAAILELRPKADPTGSASPRATATGGG, encoded by the coding sequence GTGGCTGTAGCTGAAGAGGGGTTCCGCGGGCCCCAGGTCTGCAAGCTCGTCGGCATCACCTACCGCCAGCTCGACTACTGGGCCCGCACCGACCTGATCCGGCCCTCGCTGGCAGACGCCAAGGGGAGCGGCACCCAGCGGCGGTACGCGTACACCGACCTGGTCGAGCTCAAGGTCATCAAGAGCCTCCTCGACGCGGGCGTCTCGCTGCGGTCGGCGCGCACGGCCATCGAGTACCTGCGCACGAACCTCGGGGAGGACATCGCGACGGCGAGCCTGGTCCTCAACGGCACCGGCTCGGTGCTGGCCCGCACCGACGGCGAGATCGTCGACCTGGTGCGCAAGGGCCAGGGCGTCCTGAACATCGTCCCCCTCGGCGGCATGGTCGACGAGCTCGACGCGGCGATCCTGGAGTTACGCCCGAAGGCCGACCCGACGGGCTCGGCGAGCCCGCGGGCGACCGCCACCGGCGGAGGCTGA